One part of the Glycine soja cultivar W05 chromosome 11, ASM419377v2, whole genome shotgun sequence genome encodes these proteins:
- the LOC114373218 gene encoding lysine histidine transporter-like 8: MGEVADEGQYFRSEIALLNYSDATFKPPLSSLLIHIDPLIIPNGHTCSASESDPSPTSQHHQQEQHPKDAWLPITESRNGNAYYAAFHILNSNIGFQALMLPVAFATLGWAWGTVCLSLAFVWQLYAIFLLVQLHESVPGIRHSRYLFLAMAAFGKKLGKVAALFPVMYLSGGTCVMIIITGGGTLKQLLKTLCDNDDHVHEQITCNAHALSGAEWFLVFTCVAILIAQLPNLNSMAMVSLVGAVTSVTYCTLFWVLSVKNGRPNNVSYSSSLQSQEHTPVAKINGVLNAIGIIVLAFRGHNVLPEIQGTLPSNFEQTSKRPMRRGVSISYVLISMCMFPLAIAGFWAYGNQINDGGLLTSFPQFHKRQITKFSMGAIYVLVIIHCLTSFQIYAMPVFDNLEIRYTSIKNQRCPRLVRTCIRLFFGGLTFFISVTFPFLPRLSALLGSMTLVPITYAYPCFMWLSLKKPRPRGFVWCFNVALGCVGMLLSALLVAAAIRTLALNGLDANFFKP; encoded by the exons ATGGGAGAAGTGGCTGATGAAGGTCAATATTTCAGATCAGAAATAGCTCTATTGAATTACTCGGATGCAACCTTCAAACCCCCACTTTCTTCTCTGTTGATACACATTGATCCACTCATAATACCCAATGGCCACACTTGTTCTGCATCAGAATCTGATCCATCACCCACTTCTCAGCACCATCAGCAGGAGCAGCATCCCAAAGATGCCTGGCTTCCAATCACTGAATCAAGAAATGGAAATGCCTATTATGCAGCCTTTCATATTCTTAATTCCAACATTGGATTCCAGGCTCTCATGCTTCCCGTTGCCTTCGCCACTCTTGGTTG GGCATGGGGTACAGTATGTTTGTCACTAGCATTTGTTTGGCAACTCTATGCCATATTTCTTCTTGTTCAGCTTCACGAATCCGTCCCCGGAATTCGTCACAGCAGATACCTCTTCCTTGCCATGGCTGCCTTCG GTAAAAAGTTAGGGAAGGTGGCAGCATTATTCCCGGTAATGTACCTTTCAGGAGGCACATGCGTCATGATAATCATCACCGGTGGTGGGACCCTGAAACAATTATTGAAGACGCTTTGCGACAACGATGATCATGTTCATGAGCAAATAACATGTAATGCCCACGCGCTTAGCGGGGCTGAGTGGTTCTTGGTGTTTACCTGTGTCGCCATTCTCATTGCACAGTTGCCCAACCTCAACTCAATGGCCATGGTTTCTCTCGTCGGCGCCGTTACCTCCGTTACTTATTGCACCCTCTTTTGGGTTCTCTCTGTTAAGAATGGTAGGCCCAACAACGTATCCTATAGCTCATCCCTGCAGTCCCAAGAACACACACCAGTGGCTAAGATCAATGGCGTTCTCAATGCCATTGGAATCATTGTGCTAGCCTTCAGAGGACACAATGTTTTGCCCGAAATACAG GGGACGCTGCCTTCAAATTTCGAACAAACATCCAAAAGACCAATGCGAAGAGGAGTTAGCATATCATATGTACTCATTTCCATGTGCATGTTTCCCCTCGCAATTGCCGGATTTTGGGCCTATGGAAACCAG ATAAATGACGGGGGATTGTTAACTTCGTTCCCACAATTCCACAAGAGGCAAATCACAAAATTCTCTATGGGTGCAATATATGTTCTAGTAATAATACATTGTTTAACCAGCTTTCAAATATATGCGATGCCTGTTTTTGACAACCTGGAGATAAGATACACGAGCATAAAGAATCAGAGATGTCCACGATTGGTGAGAACATGCATAAGACTATTCTTTGGGGGgttgacattttttatttcgGTCACGTTCCCATTCCTTCCACGCCTATCAGCACTACTCGGAAGCATGACCCTTGTGCCCATTACATATGCATACCCTTGTTTCATGTGGCTATCCCTCAAGAAGCCTCGTCCAAGAGGTTTTGTTTGGTGCTTCAACGTTGCACTCGGTTGTGTAGGGATGCTTCTCAGTGCTCTTTTGGTAGCTGCAGCTATACGGACTCTAGCTCTCAATGGCCTAGATGCTAACTTCTTCAAAccataa
- the LOC114377455 gene encoding expansin-like A2, with protein MAFFILSFLFLLLVSSATACDRCLYQSKASYFSKASALSSGACGYGSLALDISGGHLAAGVDSLFKNGAGCGACFQIRCKNPTLCSKEGTKVVLTDLNHNNQTDFVLSSRAFAGMAQKGMGQQILKLGIAEIEYKRVPCDYKNQNLAVRVEESSKKPDYLAIKFLYQGGQTEIVAVDVAQVGSSNWSFMSRNHGAVWDTSRVPQGALQFRLVVTAGYDGKWIWAKKVLPADWKNGLIYDSGLQITDIAQEACSPCDDGT; from the exons ATGGCTTTCTTTATTCTCTCCttcctcttccttcttcttGTTTCATCTGCCACTGCTTGTGATCGCTGCTTGTATCAATCCAAGGCTTCCTATTTCTCCAAAGCTTCTGCTCTTTCAT cTGGGGCATGTGGGTATGGCTCTTTGGCACTAGACATAAGTGGTGGACACCTTGCAGCTGGTGTGGATTCTCTCTTCAAAAATGGAGCAGGTTGTGGTGCCTGCTTTCAG ATAAGATGCAAGAACCCAACTCTATGTAGCAAAGAAGGTACCAAAGTGGTATTGACTGATCTTAATCACAACAATCAAACTGATTTTGTGCTAAGCAGCAGAGCCTTTGCGGGCATGGCTCAAAAGGGTATGGGCCAACAAATACTGAAGCTTGGCATTGCTGAAATTGAATACAAGAG AGTACCTTGTGATTACAAAAATCAGAATTTGGCCGTTCGAGTTGAAGAATCAAGCAAGAAGCCTGATTACTTGgcaattaaatttttgtatcAAGGGGGACAAACAGAGATAGTAGCCGTTGATGTGGCTCAG GTTGGGTCTTCAAACTGGAGCTTCATGAGCAGAAACCACGGGGCAGTATGGGACACAAGCAGGGTACCCCAAGGCGCATTGCAATTTAGGTTAGTGGTAACGGCAGGGTATGATGGCAAGTGGATTTGGGCAAAGAAGGTCCTACCTGCTGATTGGAAAAATGGACTTATATATGATTCTGGCCTTCAGATTACTGACATTGCACAAGAGGCTTGTTCCCCCTGCGATGATGGGACATGA
- the LOC114374018 gene encoding uncharacterized protein LOC114374018, whose amino-acid sequence MGGRMHTKSDSEVTSNSMEQSSPSRSPPRRPLYYVQSPSNHDVEKMSYGSSPMGSPHHHFHYYLSSPIHHSRESSTSRFSASLKNPRSNFSSSSSWKKLHPHPNPDAGLDDDDDDDDGDDDLNHFPRNLRLYFCFFLLFLLFFTLFSLILWGTSKSYKPRIIVKSIVFENLNVQSGNDGTGVPTDMLSLNSTVRILYRNPATFFGVHVTSTPLHLSYYQLAIASGQMQKFYQSRKSQRKLAVVVLGHQIPLYGGVSVLGNTKEHLENVALPLKLTFVVRSRAFILGRLVKSKFYRRITCSVTLHGNKLGKHLNLTDSCVYK is encoded by the exons ATGGGAGGAAGAATGCACACGAAATCAGACTCGGAGGTTACGAGCAACAGCATGGAGCAGTCGTCACCGTCGCGTTCCCCTCCGCGGCGGCCACTCTACTACGTGCAGAGCCCTTCGAACCACGACGTGGAGAAAATGTCGTACGGTTCAAGCCCCATGGGTTCCCCACACCACCATTTCCACTACTACCTCTCTTCCCCCATCCACCACTCCCGCGAATCCTCCACCTCTCGCTTCTCCGCTTCCCTCAAAAACCCTCGCAGCaacttctcctcctcctcctcctggaAGAAGCTCCACCCACACCCCAACCCCGACGCCGGCctcgacgacgacgacgacgacgacgacggcGACGACGACCTCAACCACTTCCCCCGCAACCTCCGCCTCTACTTCTGCTTCTTCCtcctctttcttctctttttcaccCTCTTCTCTTTGATCCTATGGGGCACCAGCAAGAGCTACAAGCCTCGAATCATTGTCAAG AGTATAGTGTTCGAGAACTTGAATGTTCAGTCAGGAAACGATGGAACTGGGGTACCCACTGATATGTTGTCGTTGAACTCAACGGTCAGAATTTTGTATAGAAACCCAGCCACTTTCTTCGGCGTTCATGTCACTTCTACCCCTCTTCACCTTAGCTATTACCAGCTTGCAATTGCCTCTGGCCAG ATGCAGAAGTTCTATCAATCGAGGAAGAGTCAGCGGAAGTTGGCGGTAGTGGTGCTAGGACACCAGATTCCTCTCTATGGAGGAGTGTCAGTTCTTGGAAATACTAAAGAGCACTTGGAGAACGTTGCATTGCCACTAAAACTGACATTTGTAGTGAGATCAAGGGCTTTCATCTTGGGAAGATTAGTTAAGTCTAAATTCTATCGAAGAATCACATGTTCTGTCACTTTGCATGGCAACAAACTTGGAAAACATCTTAATTTGACGGATTCATGTGTCTACAAGTGA
- the LOC114376891 gene encoding auxin-responsive protein SAUR64-like — MAWKWQKEVTNYQMRRILWPKTQENNAAKAEKGHFVVYSSDKRRFVLPLLYLNNNIFRELFKLAEEEFGLSSNVPLTLPCEATLIEYVITFIQRNITKDLEEAVLMFVATSRCQSYVDLHRERTNQHLLYSY, encoded by the coding sequence ATGGCTTGGAAGTGGCAAAAAGAGGTCACAAATTACCAAATGAGGAGAATCCTATGgccaaagactcaagaaaaTAATGCAGCAAAAGCAGAGAAGGGTCACTTTGTTGTGTATAGCTCAGATAAGAGGCGCTTTGTGCTTCCTTTGCTGTATTTGAACAACAATATCTTCAGAGAGCTTTTCAAATTGGCAGAAGAAGAATTTGGTCTTTCTAGCAACGTGCCCCTAACGTTGCCTTGTGAAGCCACATTAATAGAGTACGTAATAACGTTTATCCAGAGAAACATAACTAAGGATCTGGAGGAAGCTGTGTTAATGTTCGTAGCTACTAGTCGATGCCAATCATATGTTGATCTTCATCGTGAACGAACCAATCAACATTTGCTTTACAGCTACTAA
- the LOC114376426 gene encoding signal recognition particle 43 kDa protein, chloroplastic-like produces the protein MEAIFVTKPASHSLLLTKLSPNPKHLFPPHQQSFHNIRHKPTRFRPVIAVFQNQHQQDAAAASNHTEDESYGEVKGIIGSRALEAATGMEYLIEWNDGHAPSWVPADFIAKDVVAEYETPWWTAAKKADESALKNLIESDDGRDVDAVDADGRTALLFVAGLGSESCVKLLAEAGANLDHRDRSGGLAALHMAAGYVRPGVAKVLLDLGADPEVADDRGRTALDLAREILKVTPKGNPMQFGRRIGLEGVIRVLEGAVFEYAEVQEILERRGKGENLEYLVRWKDGGANEWVKAKFVAEDLVKDYEAGLEYAVAEAVLAKRVADEGTPEFLVKWADLEEPTWEPEENVDPELVKAFEGSNNQAQPSSNGPAVVFSNQDSPSL, from the coding sequence ATGGAAGCCATATTCGTCACCAAACCCGCTTCCCATTCTCTCCTCTTAACTAAACTCTCTCCGAATCCCAAACACTTGTTCCCTCCACACCAACAATCCTTTCACAACATCCGCCACAAACCCACGCGCTTCCGCCCCGTCATCGCTGTTTTCCAAAACCAACATCAACAAGATGCAGCTGCAGCTTCCAACCACACCGAAGATGAGTCCTACGGCGAAGTCAAAGGCATCATTGGAAGCAGAGCCTTGGAAGCCGCCACCGGAATGGAGTACCTCATCGAGTGGAACGACGGCCACGCGCCGTCCTGGGTTCCCGCCGACTTCATAGCCAAAGACGTCGTCGCCGAGTACGAAACTCCCTGGTGGACTGCCGCCAAGAAAGCCGACGAGTCCGCGTTGAAAAACTTAATCGAATCCGACGACGGCCGCGACGTCGACGCCGTTGACGCCGACGGCCGCACTGCGCTCCTCTTCGTCGCCGGACTCGGCTCGGAGTCCTGCGTGAAGCTGCTAGCGGAGGCCGGCGCTAATCTGGACCACCGAGACCGGAGCGGCGGCCTCGCGGCTCTGCACATGGCGGCGGGGTACGTCAGGCCCGGCGTGGCGAAGGTTCTCTTGGATCTCGGCGCGGATCCCGAGGTGGCGGACGACCGCGGGAGAACGGCGTTGGATCTGGCGAGGGAGATTCTGAAGGTGACGCCGAAGGGGAATCCGATGCAGTTCGGACGCAGGATTGGACTGGAAGGTGTGATTAGGGTTTTGGAAGGGGCAGTGTTCGAGTACGCGGAGGTGCAGGAGATTCTGGAACGGAGAGGAAAGGGTGAGAATTTGGAGTATCTTGTGCGGTGGAAGGACGGTGGTGCCAACGAGTGGGTGAAGGCGAAGTTTGTGGCGGAGGATTTGGTGAAAGACTACGAGGCTGGCCTCGAGTACGCCGTCGCTGAGGCGGTGCTCGCGAAAAGGGTAGCGGATGAAGGGACGCCGGAGTTTTTGGTTAAATGGGCCGATTTGGAGGAGCCCACATGGGAGCCCGAGGAGAATGTGGACCCAGAGCTTGTCAAAGCTTTCGAGGGAAGTAACAACCAGGCCCAGCCCAGTAGTAATGGGCCCGCTGTGGTCTTTTCCAATCAGGATAGCCCTAGCCTGTGA
- the LOC114376887 gene encoding auxin-responsive protein SAUR68-like, protein MARKWQKMAVGNRKRISYPPRNHNNIVHMHYSSTANKGHFVVYSVDHKRFEVPLKYLSTNVFRELLNWSEEEFGLPSNGPITLPCDSVFLDYVISLIRERVPEEVEKALITSMVACHHEASSSSSRGLRQSNEPMIIYGF, encoded by the coding sequence ATGGCAAGAAAGTGGCAGAAAATGGCAGTGGGAAATCGCAAGAGAATTTCATACCCACCAAGGAACCATAATAATATTGTTCATATGCATTATTCATCCACAGCCAATAAGGGACACTTCGTTGTTTACAGCGTCGATCATAAGCGATTCGAGGTTCCCCTTAAGTACCTTAGCACGAACGTGTTCAGAGAGCTACTGAATTGGTCCGAAGAGGAGTTTGGGTTACCTTCCAATGGACCTATTACGCTGCCTTGTGATAGCGTGTTCTTGGACTACGTAATCTCGCTAATTCGAGAACGCGTTCCTGAAGAAGTGGAGAAAGCTTTGATCACTTCAATGGTTGCATGCCACCACGaggcatcatcatcatcttcgcGTGGTCTTAGGCAGAGCAACGAGCCAATGATTATCTATGGCTTTTGA